Proteins encoded within one genomic window of Spirulina major PCC 6313:
- a CDS encoding TPM domain-containing protein: protein MAHRLTQRILIPLFAGLLAISTWFMAAPAQAFDNPELLPSTETPIVDLANFLPSLQEDSLIKDLETFENETGWKVRVLTQYDQSPGRAVIPFWGLDDHSILLVADSRGGNLLAFSVGDDVYEFLPRTFWIELQTRFGNLYYVRDNGANNSIVHAIGAVTQCLKDGGCDVVPGLPQEQWILTLITSILGGVICGLAAVPRKEGQVIAWQWALIFSPLWGILFIAFGIGPVVTRTSDWLPIFRNVMGFSIGLLVAYLSSVLRMTPTSDA from the coding sequence ATGGCACATCGCTTAACCCAACGAATTTTAATTCCCCTTTTTGCCGGCCTCCTCGCCATCTCTACCTGGTTCATGGCAGCCCCCGCCCAAGCCTTCGACAACCCCGAACTCCTCCCCAGCACCGAAACCCCCATCGTTGACCTCGCCAACTTCCTCCCCAGCCTCCAGGAAGACAGCCTGATCAAAGACCTCGAAACCTTTGAAAACGAAACCGGCTGGAAGGTGCGCGTCCTCACCCAGTACGACCAAAGCCCCGGCCGGGCCGTCATTCCCTTCTGGGGGTTAGACGACCACAGCATCCTGCTCGTCGCCGATTCACGGGGGGGCAACCTCCTCGCCTTCAGTGTTGGCGATGATGTCTATGAATTCTTGCCCCGCACCTTTTGGATTGAACTGCAAACCCGCTTCGGCAACCTCTACTACGTGCGGGACAACGGCGCGAATAATTCCATCGTCCATGCGATCGGTGCCGTCACCCAATGCCTCAAGGACGGCGGCTGTGATGTGGTTCCCGGCCTCCCCCAAGAACAATGGATTCTCACCCTGATCACCTCAATTCTCGGCGGCGTGATCTGTGGTTTAGCGGCTGTGCCCCGCAAAGAAGGCCAGGTCATTGCTTGGCAATGGGCGCTGATCTTTTCGCCGCTGTGGGGCATTCTGTTTATCGCCTTCGGCATTGGCCCAGTGGTAACGCGCACCTCCGATTGGCTCCCTATCTTCCGGAATGTGATGGGCTTCAGCATCGGTCTGTTAGTCGCCTACCTCTCCTCGGTGCTGCGCATGACCCCCACTTCCGACGCTTAG